A stretch of DNA from Nonlabens ponticola:
TGGAAGTGGCGTCGTCGTCGTATCATCTCCAGGTTGCTGTCGTCATCAGATACGTCGCTCACATCTGGACCACTAGTGGTGTACCTGTAGCTGTAGCTTGATTATTTATGAATCCTCGATCAATGTCCTCTTGAGTAAGAGTTAAGGACCTGTGCGAGTTCTTACTGCACCTACAGGTAGATTTGCAATGTTACCTCCATTGATCTGGCCATTGGAGCAACAAGTAATGGGTCTGTAATTCTAACATTAGTCAAATCACGATTCCCTGTATTTCTATCGTAAAGGTGTATGTTATTTCTTCACCAACTTGTGCAAATCCGTCTCCATTAGCATCATTTAATATACCTTCCTTAATGATGGCGATATCGTCATTTCGCGTAAGCGGAGTTATTGTAATATCATCTGGATTACCATTTCCATTTGTATCAACATTTGTATCGTCATCTGGGTCATCAGATAAATCTGAGACGTCGTCACCATTTGAATTGATACCAGCACCAGTGATCTGATTACGGACCTCACCAGCATTAAGATCATCTTGTGTAA
This window harbors:
- a CDS encoding DUF7507 domain-containing protein, producing the protein MITNTGNTVLRNINLTDDNGTLDRNFIGNLNVGQSITTTSRHTITQDDLNAGEVRNQITGAGINSNGDDVSDLSDDPDDDTNVDTNGNGNPDDITITPLTRNDDIAIIKEGILNDANGDGFAQVGEEITYTFTIEIQGIVI